A region of the Geomonas subterranea genome:
TCGCTGCACTGCGTGACCATGCAGCTCCCCAAGGGGACGCTCAGGTAGGAGCGCGGCCGGTCGCACCCATTGCGCTGCCAGCCTGCCTGCGCAGGAGAAAAACCGGGCGAATGATTATTCGCCCCTACAGGTCGGTGTCGCACTCAGGTAGAGGGGAAGCAGGGCGAATATTATCCCCCCTACGAGCGCCAATGTTGCACCCGCCTCCCCACAGGACAACTGTAGGGGCGAATAATCATTCGCCCCCCTCGACAGCAGCACCGGTAATTAAGGACGGAGAGAAGAACATGAACCAACTGAAAGTAGCCCTCGTACAGCAGGCCCTGAAGGCTGGGCGCGACCAGATGGTGGCCGCCACCATCGACAGGATCCGCGAGGCCGCCGCGCGGGGAGCGCGGCTCGTGGTGCTCCAGGAGCTGCACACCGGCAGCTACTTCTGCCAGACCGAGGACACCGCCTGCTTCGACGTCGCCGAGACCATCCCCGGCCCCTCCACCGAACAGTTCGGCGCCGTCGCCCGCGAACTCGGCATCGTCATCGTGACGTCGCTGTTCGAGCGCCGCGCGCCGGGGCTGTACCACAACACGGCGGTCGTGCTGGAGAAAGACGGCAGCATCGCCGGAAAGTACCGCAAGATGCACATCCCCGATGACCCGGCGTTCTACGAGAAGTTCTACTTCACTCCCGGCGACCTCGGTTTCGAGCCGGTCCAGACCTCGGTCGGCAAGCTGGGCGTCCTGGTCTGCTGGGACCAGTGGTATCCGGAAGCGGCGCGCCTGATGGCGCTTGCCGGCGCCGACCTCCTCATCTACCCGACCGCCATCGGCTGGGACCCGCGGGACGAGGCGGCCGAGCAGCAGCGCCAACTGGACGCCTGGGTCACCGTGCAGCGCGCCCATGCCGTCGCCAACGGCATCCCGGTGGTCAGCGTTAACCGCGTCGGCTTCGAGGCCGATCCGAGCGGCGCCGGCGCCGGCATCAAGTTCTGGGGCTCCAGCTTCGCGGCCGGCCCGCAGGGTGAATTCCTGGTTCGCGCCGGCGAGGAGGAGGAACTCCTGGTGGTCGATCTCGACATGCGCCGCAGCGAGGATGTGCGCCGCATCTGGCCGTTTTTGCGCGACCGCCGCATCGACGCTTACGGCGATCTGGTCAAACGCTACCGGGACTAGCCGGGGGAACCACGTCCCCCGCCCTGTCTGCTCCCCTCGCCCGCCGGGAGAGGGGCCGGGGGTGAGGGCGCCGCACCAGGCGAGATGGTGCCATACGGCACCCCCCTCCCCTCCCTTCGCGCTCCCTCTCCCATCGGGAGGGAGCGCATTTCCAACCGGCACGCAGAGGTCCATAGGTGACTCACCCCAGAACACCACACCCCCAGCCGCGTGACCTCCTGGCCCGCTGCACCCCTGAACAGTCGGCGCTGGTCCAGCTTCTCTCGGTCATCCACGCGCCTCTCTCCAAGCACGTACTGCTCAACATCATCAAAAAGACCGGGCTTCCCGCACCTCCCGGACGAAGCTACACCGGCCTGGTCCTCGCCGAGATGCTAGAGGAGCTGAAGAACCAGAACCTGATCCGTCACAGCGGCGAAGGAATCTCCTGCTCCCCCGAGGTGGCGCACGCCGCCACGCTGCAGGCCATATGTGCCGGCCGCTTCGAAACGTTGGTCCACACCGTCCTCGCCGAGATCCCCATGGTCTCCAACTGGGGGAGCAACTTCTACCGGCTGTCGGCCCACGCCATGCGCGACGTGCGCATCGGCGTCTACCGCAAGGACGCCCGCGCCGCCCTGGAAGCGGCGGAGCGCTACCTGCGCCAGTTCCCCTACGAGGCCCAGCGCTGCCACCCCCTCGACGCGGCCTGCTTCCACCCCTTCGACGAGACCTGGTTCCGCTCCCTTCCCATGGCCTTGCAGGCGGCCGCCCTGGCGGCGCACCTGCTCTCGGCCCGGGGGGCGCTCACCCCCGCGCAGGAACCTTTCCAGGTGCTGGCGGACCTGGCGGCTCGCCCCGATGCCCCGCTGTTCCTGCTTGACCTCTATTGCCTGGAACTGTTATGGCGGGACCGCGCTGACGACGCCGAGGCCGCCGCGGCCGAGCGCTGCAGTTCGACCCAGATCGCCGTACTGGCCTGCTGTGCGCTGCAGCGTGGCCTCTACGACCGCTCCGTGGAGCTGTTCCGCGCCGCCCTGACCGCCCTGCGCAAGGAAACCGGGAAAAGAAAAGCGTACCTGGACGACGGCACCGGCCCCTTTTTCATCCTGGCCCTCCTCGCCACCGAGCACCCCAAACACCTCGAAGAAGCGGCGGAACTGTGCGGCTTCATCGTCGCCAAGCGGGAGTGGCCCGACCAGGAGGTGTACCACGTCCTGCACGGCGTGATCGCGGAACGGCAAGGCGGACGCAGCAGCAAGGAGTTACAGGAGGCGTCGCTGCAGCGCTCCCCGCAAAGTCCGCTGCACGCCCTGTTCCGGCTGATGGCGCTGTACTGGTGCGCCAGCGACAAACGCCCGGCGGAGGCGCGCAAGCTGGGCGCCCTGGTGCAGCGGCTGAAGGATGCCGGCCAGCTCTGGCTCGCCCGCGAGATCGAGCAGGCCGGCGCGGCGGAACCCTCCCCTGGCGCGGCGCCCTCGACTGCAGCGGCACGGATTCCTCTTTGTGACTCCCTCGCCCCGGTCGAGTCCTGGCAAAGTGCGATCTCCGCCCTCTTGCGCCTGAACGCCGACGACGCCGTCGACGCGGAAGGGCCGCAGTCGCGCCTGATCTGGCATTTCGAAGAGCTGCGCGGCTTCTTCCAGATCACCCCCAGGGAACAGAAGCAGGGGCCCAGCGGCAAGTGGAGCGCCGGACGCAACGTGTCGCTCAAGCGGCTGGTGGAAGAGACCGAGAGCCTCGATTATCTCACCCCGCAGGACCTGCTCATCTGCGGCTGCATCAAGAAGGAGCGCGGCACCGGCTACTACGGCCGCGAAAGCTACCAGCTGGACCAGGACCAGGCGGTGCCGCTCATGATCGGTCACCCGCACGTTTACCTGGATGCCGCCGCGTCGGTGCGCCTGGAGCTGGTGCATGGCGAACCGGAACTGCAACTCACCACCCAGGGGGAGTTCCTGCAACTGCAGCTCTTCCCCCCTTTCCAGCAGGATCAAAAGCTCTACCTCCAGAAAGAGACGCCGACCCGCATCAAGGTTTACCAGGCCAAAAACGAGTACAAGAAGATCGCGGCCATCATCGGCGCCGGTCTCAGGGTGCCGGTACGGGCCAAGGACCAGGCACTGGCGGCGATCAACTCCCTGGCATCGGTTCTCACCGTCCACTCGGACGTCGGCATCGAATCGACCGGGCAGGTAAGCGGCGATGCCACCCCGCACTTCCACCTGCTTCCCTACCAGGCAGGGTTACGGCTGCAGATCCTGGTGCGCCCCTTCTCCGATGCCGGCCCCTACTTCCGCCCCGGCACCGGTGGCGAGACCGTCCTCGCCGAGGTCGACGGGAAACGGCTGCAGTGCAAGCGGGACCTGAAGCTCGAGGAGGAGCGCGCCGCTGCTGCCCTCTCACCGTTGACCGCGCTGGCGGAGAGCGACGAGAACGAGGGAGAGTGGCTGGTCCCCGGGACCGAGAGCGCGCTGGAGCTCTTGCTGCAGTTGCAGTCGCTTGGGGAGACGATCCGGGTCTCCTGGCCGCAGGGGGCGCGCTTCAAGATAAAACAGACGGTTACCCCCGGACAGTGCAAGCTTTCCGTGAGACAGGCCAAGGACTATTTCGAGATCGAGGGAGAGGTGAAGATCAACGAGGGGCTGGCGCTCGATCTGCGCCAGTTGGTGGATCTCGCCCGCAACGCGCAGGGACGTTTCGTGGAACTGGGCGACGGCGAATTCCTCGCCCTCTCCTCGCAACTGCGACGCTATCTGGACGACTTGACCGCCTGCGCGGACCCAAGCGGCGCCGCCTTCCGCTTCCATCCCCTCGCCTCGTCCCTGTTCGAGGATTTCACCGCAGCGGCGGGCGAATTCCAAGCCGACCGCTACTGGCGTGACCAGGTGCAACGGATACGCGAGACGGAATCGTTTCGGCCGCAGTTGCCGGCCACCTTGCAGGCGGAACTGCGCGGCTACCAGGTGGAGGGCTTCAACTGGCTCAACCGCCTTGCCTACTGGGGCGTGGGCGCCTGCCTCGCCGACGACATGGGGCTGGGAAAGACGGTCCAGGCGCTGGCCCAGATCCTCAGCATGGCGCCGCAAGGCCCATCCTTGGTGGTCGCGCCCACCTCGGTCTGCCTGAACTGGGACAGCGAGGCGGCGCGTTTCGCCCCCACGCTGAACTGCATCGTCTACGGCGGGCCCAAGCGATCCGAACTGCTGCAGGGGTTGCAGCCGCTGGACCTGGTCATCTGCAGCTACGGACTGCTGCAGCAGGACGCCGAGCTTTTGGAGGCGGTGCCTTGGCAGGCCGTCGTCCTGGACGAGGCACAGGCCATCAAGAACATGGCCACCAAGAGGAGCCAGGCCGCCATGAAGCTCCAGGGGAGGTTCAAGATGGTGGCGACGGGAACGCCCATCGAGAACCACCTGGGGGAACTCTGGAACGTGTTCCGCTTCATCAACCCGGGGCTGCTCGGCTCGCTCAAACAGTTCAACGTGAGGTACGCCGCCCCCATCGAGAAAAGCGAGGACAAGAAGGCGCGCCAGCGCCTGAAGAGGCTGATCCAGCCTTTCATCCTGCGGCGTACCAAGAACCAGGTGCTCGAGGAGCTTCCCCCGAGAACCGAAATCACCATACCGGTGGAGCTCGGGATGGAGGAGGCCGCGCTCTACGAGGCGATCAGGAAGAGCGCCCTGGACAACCTGGCCGGCGTCGACAAGGTGGAAGGCAAAGGCGAACTGCACCTGAAGATCCTGGCCGAGATCATGAGGCTGCGCCGCGCCTGCTGCAACCCGCGCCTGGTGCTCCCGGACAGCGCGATACCGAGCTCGAAGCTGGCCGCCTTCGCCGGGATCGTCGACGAGTTGAGGGAGAACCGCCACAAGGCGCTGGTCTTCAGCCAGTTCGTGGGGCACCTGGAGATCATCCGCAACTACCTCGATCGCGCCGGCATCCCCTACCAGTACCTGGACGGCAGCACCCCGGCACCGGAGCGTAAAGTACGGGTGGACGCCTTCCAGTCCGGCGCGGGGGACCTCTTCCTGATCAGCCTGAAGGCCGGCGGCGTGGGGCTCAACCTTACCGCCGCCGACTACGTGATCCACATGGATCCCTGGTGGAACCCCGCAGTCGAGGACCAGGCGTCGGACCGGGCCCACCGCATCGGACAGCAGCGCCCCGTGACCATCTACCGTCTGGTCGCCAAGGGGACCATCGAGGAGAAGATCGTCGCCCTGCACCAGCAAAAGCGCGGGCTCGCGGACAGCCTGCTCGATGAAAGCGATCTCTCCGGCAAGGTTAGTGTGGAGGAACTCCTCGCGCTGTTGCGGACCGGCTCCTAGCTCGTCGACAACACCATGTCATCCCTTTCAGCATCCCTTCTTCCCATTCTCCCGCCATAGCATATAATCATGATGTTCCCAATTTGACTCGGCACGAGGCACAAGGTGAGTTACCTCAACCACTCTCACAAACGTCTCAGAACCATCGACATCACGTTCTCGGCCGCATTGCTGCTGCTGACTGTGATGCTCTTTCTGTCATATTTCATCAGGACCGAACTGGCCAAGACCAACGTGCTGACTCAGCATACCTACGACGTCATCATGGCCGTCGACAACCTGAACAATTCCATGCTTCAGGCCGAAAGCAGCAGGCGCGGTTATATTCTCACCGGAAACGTGCAACAGAAATCGCGCTGCGAGATTTTCGCCCAGAGCGCGCAGGAGAATCTGAGGGAAGTAAAGGAACTGACCGTCGACAACCAGAGCCAGCAACGGCGGCTTGCCAGACTTGACGAACTGATGCAGCGCAAGATCGCCGTCTTCAAGCTCTCCATTTCCCACTACGACAGAATGGGGTTCCGCGGCCCCGAGCAGGCCCAACTGACCGAAGAGGGAACGTCCCTCATGACCGCGGTCCGGACCGGGATCGACGAGATCAAGAGCCACGAGAAGACCCTGCTGAGCGAGCGGCGCGCCCGCGAACGCACCACCCTCCTGATCCTGACCGTGGTGGTCCTCTCCGGTATCCTGATCGCCATCATCCTGCTGAGCCTCAGTTACTACATCGCGCGCCACGAATCACGCAGCCACATCATCGCCGCCGGACACCTGCAAGCTGCCAACAGGGACATCTCCGACCTGAGCAGCATGACGCAACTGCTGCAATCGTGCGCCGATTTCGAGGAGGCGCGCGGCATCCTCTCCTGCTACGGGGAGAAGTTCTTCCCCAAGGACCCCGGCGGGATCTACTTGCTCAACCCGTCAAGGACGCTGATGACCGACGCGGCGACCTGGGGGGGGGCGGACCGCAAGCCGTTCAACCCTGACCAGTGCTGGGCCATGAGGCTCGGCCAGACCCACCTGAGCGCGGCTGCGTCTGACGTCCAGTGTCAGCATGTCGAGGTGGGTGGCTCGAGGGCGCACCTGTGCATCCCGCTGGCCGCGCACCACGAGACGTTGGGGACGCTCTCTCTGGACCTTGGGCTACCGCAGGGAACGGACGAGGAGTTCCTGGAGAGAAAACGGCTGAAAGCCGGGGCGTTCGCGGAACAGGTGGCGTTGGCGGTCCGGAGCCTGCAACTGCGTGAACAGTTGCGCGAGCTTTCCATCCGCGACCCTCTGACAGGCCTGTTGAACAGGCGCCACATGGAAGAGTCGCTGCTGCGGGAGATCAGCCGCGCGACCAGGACCAGGCAGCCGCTCAGCGTGGTCATGCTGGACGTGGACCATTTCAAGAATTTCAACGACACCTTCGGACACGAGGCGGGCGACCATGTGCTGAAGGAAGTTGGCCAGGTGCTGCAGAAAAACGTCCGCGACAGCGACATCGCCTGCCGCTTCGGAGGCGAGGAGTTCACCCTGATACTTCCCGAGGCGGACTGCGACACCGCCCTTGAGATCTGCAACCGCATCAGGAGTTCGGTCAAGGAGCTGCAGCTGGTCATGGGAAGACAGCACCTGGGGCACATCACCATCTCGGCCGGGATCTCGGTCTTCCCGTCCGACGGCGACACCATCCAACAGTTGCTCGCCACGGCGGACGAGGCGCTGTACGAGGCCAAGGAAAAGGGTCGCGACCGCGTCATAGGGAGCTGCACCGCGCTAAGCACCACCGAAACCGACTCAAAGACCTGATCCCGCTTTCCAGCCCGGGCCAGCCCCTGCCGCACCAGGCATCACTCCCATCACTCCCATCACTCCCATCACTCCCATCACTCCCATCACTCCCATCACTCCCATCACTCCCATCACTCCCATCACTCCCATCGCCGTCAACTACCGCCCAACTAGCCAGCTATTCTCATTGACTTTGAAGCAGCGACAGGTGTATTAAGACCAAATTCTTAAGGCTGTCCCATGGAGGTTCTCATGCGCATTCACCGTAAGGGAGCAGGTGCCACGGCCGTGCTCGTTGCCTGCACTGCGCTGGCGGGTTGTACATGCCGCCTGAAGGGCCCGCCCGCTACCGGCGCGCGCTACTACCGGACTCTCGGCTCTCTGCAATGCACCGGCGGCGGCAGCAGCCCGGCGGAACTTGCCCAGGAACTGCGCAAGGCCGGCATCGCCGTCAACCGGACCGCCTGCGGCGTGGATGGCAGGATGCACGCGGCGGTGTGCGGCGCACCCGACGGGCGCATCGCCGTCTTCGAGATCCCGCCCGAACAGGCGGGTGCCGCGACGGCCCTCGGCCTGCAACCGCTCGCCACCCTCCCCGACGCCGCCGAGACTCCCTGCCCAGCGCCTTAATTCAACTCTGGAGACGAGCATGACATCAACGAGCCAACATAGCGCAACTACGCTGCGGCAGGTGCTGGGCCTCCCGGTCATCGTGGCGGCGCTGGGGTATTTTGTCGACATCTACGACCTGGTGCTGTTCAGCATCGTCCGGGTGCCGAGCCTGAAGGGGATCGGACTGGCCGGGCAGGAGCTGATCGACCAGGGGGTCTTCCTGCTCAACATGCAGATGGCCGGGATGCTTTTGGGGGGCATCCTCTGGGGGATCCTCGGTGACCGCAAGGGGCGGCTGAAGATCATGTTCGGGTCGATCTTCATCTATTCGCTGGCGAACCTCGCCAACGCCACCGTGCACTCCATCGAGGCCTACGCCGCGCTCCGCTTCCTGGCGGGAGTCGGGCTGGCCGGAGAGCTCGGCGCCGGGATCACGCTGGTGTCCGAGGTGCTGCACCGCTCCATCAGGGGGTACGGCACCATGATCGTCGCCACGGTCGGCGTCTCAGGCGCGATCCTGGCCAACTTCGTGGCCAAGCAGTTCGACTGGCGCACCGCCTTCGTCATCGGCGGGGTGCTGGGGCTGATGCTCCTCGTGCTCAGGCTCAGCGTGGCCGAATCCGGGATGTTCAAGGGGATGGAATCCAGGGAGATGTCCAAGGGGAACTTCCTGGCCCTGTTCACCTCGCGCGACCGTTCCGGGCGCTTCCTGCACTCGATCCTCATCGGCCTCCCCTCCTGGTTCGTGGTCGGCGTGCTGATCACCTTCTCGCCGGAGTTCGCCAAGGTCCTCAACGTGCAGGGGAGCGTGAG
Encoded here:
- a CDS encoding carbon-nitrogen hydrolase, which codes for MNQLKVALVQQALKAGRDQMVAATIDRIREAAARGARLVVLQELHTGSYFCQTEDTACFDVAETIPGPSTEQFGAVARELGIVIVTSLFERRAPGLYHNTAVVLEKDGSIAGKYRKMHIPDDPAFYEKFYFTPGDLGFEPVQTSVGKLGVLVCWDQWYPEAARLMALAGADLLIYPTAIGWDPRDEAAEQQRQLDAWVTVQRAHAVANGIPVVSVNRVGFEADPSGAGAGIKFWGSSFAAGPQGEFLVRAGEEEELLVVDLDMRRSEDVRRIWPFLRDRRIDAYGDLVKRYRD
- a CDS encoding SNF2-related protein, with the translated sequence MTHPRTPHPQPRDLLARCTPEQSALVQLLSVIHAPLSKHVLLNIIKKTGLPAPPGRSYTGLVLAEMLEELKNQNLIRHSGEGISCSPEVAHAATLQAICAGRFETLVHTVLAEIPMVSNWGSNFYRLSAHAMRDVRIGVYRKDARAALEAAERYLRQFPYEAQRCHPLDAACFHPFDETWFRSLPMALQAAALAAHLLSARGALTPAQEPFQVLADLAARPDAPLFLLDLYCLELLWRDRADDAEAAAAERCSSTQIAVLACCALQRGLYDRSVELFRAALTALRKETGKRKAYLDDGTGPFFILALLATEHPKHLEEAAELCGFIVAKREWPDQEVYHVLHGVIAERQGGRSSKELQEASLQRSPQSPLHALFRLMALYWCASDKRPAEARKLGALVQRLKDAGQLWLAREIEQAGAAEPSPGAAPSTAAARIPLCDSLAPVESWQSAISALLRLNADDAVDAEGPQSRLIWHFEELRGFFQITPREQKQGPSGKWSAGRNVSLKRLVEETESLDYLTPQDLLICGCIKKERGTGYYGRESYQLDQDQAVPLMIGHPHVYLDAAASVRLELVHGEPELQLTTQGEFLQLQLFPPFQQDQKLYLQKETPTRIKVYQAKNEYKKIAAIIGAGLRVPVRAKDQALAAINSLASVLTVHSDVGIESTGQVSGDATPHFHLLPYQAGLRLQILVRPFSDAGPYFRPGTGGETVLAEVDGKRLQCKRDLKLEEERAAAALSPLTALAESDENEGEWLVPGTESALELLLQLQSLGETIRVSWPQGARFKIKQTVTPGQCKLSVRQAKDYFEIEGEVKINEGLALDLRQLVDLARNAQGRFVELGDGEFLALSSQLRRYLDDLTACADPSGAAFRFHPLASSLFEDFTAAAGEFQADRYWRDQVQRIRETESFRPQLPATLQAELRGYQVEGFNWLNRLAYWGVGACLADDMGLGKTVQALAQILSMAPQGPSLVVAPTSVCLNWDSEAARFAPTLNCIVYGGPKRSELLQGLQPLDLVICSYGLLQQDAELLEAVPWQAVVLDEAQAIKNMATKRSQAAMKLQGRFKMVATGTPIENHLGELWNVFRFINPGLLGSLKQFNVRYAAPIEKSEDKKARQRLKRLIQPFILRRTKNQVLEELPPRTEITIPVELGMEEAALYEAIRKSALDNLAGVDKVEGKGELHLKILAEIMRLRRACCNPRLVLPDSAIPSSKLAAFAGIVDELRENRHKALVFSQFVGHLEIIRNYLDRAGIPYQYLDGSTPAPERKVRVDAFQSGAGDLFLISLKAGGVGLNLTAADYVIHMDPWWNPAVEDQASDRAHRIGQQRPVTIYRLVAKGTIEEKIVALHQQKRGLADSLLDESDLSGKVSVEELLALLRTGS
- a CDS encoding diguanylate cyclase, with translation MSYLNHSHKRLRTIDITFSAALLLLTVMLFLSYFIRTELAKTNVLTQHTYDVIMAVDNLNNSMLQAESSRRGYILTGNVQQKSRCEIFAQSAQENLREVKELTVDNQSQQRRLARLDELMQRKIAVFKLSISHYDRMGFRGPEQAQLTEEGTSLMTAVRTGIDEIKSHEKTLLSERRARERTTLLILTVVVLSGILIAIILLSLSYYIARHESRSHIIAAGHLQAANRDISDLSSMTQLLQSCADFEEARGILSCYGEKFFPKDPGGIYLLNPSRTLMTDAATWGGADRKPFNPDQCWAMRLGQTHLSAAASDVQCQHVEVGGSRAHLCIPLAAHHETLGTLSLDLGLPQGTDEEFLERKRLKAGAFAEQVALAVRSLQLREQLRELSIRDPLTGLLNRRHMEESLLREISRATRTRQPLSVVMLDVDHFKNFNDTFGHEAGDHVLKEVGQVLQKNVRDSDIACRFGGEEFTLILPEADCDTALEICNRIRSSVKELQLVMGRQHLGHITISAGISVFPSDGDTIQQLLATADEALYEAKEKGRDRVIGSCTALSTTETDSKT
- a CDS encoding MFS transporter; this encodes MTSTSQHSATTLRQVLGLPVIVAALGYFVDIYDLVLFSIVRVPSLKGIGLAGQELIDQGVFLLNMQMAGMLLGGILWGILGDRKGRLKIMFGSIFIYSLANLANATVHSIEAYAALRFLAGVGLAGELGAGITLVSEVLHRSIRGYGTMIVATVGVSGAILANFVAKQFDWRTAFVIGGVLGLMLLVLRLSVAESGMFKGMESREMSKGNFLALFTSRDRSGRFLHSILIGLPSWFVVGVLITFSPEFAKVLNVQGSVSAGNAVMYCYLGLVGGDLASGVLSQLLQSRKKVVFLFLLITVAAVGVYFSAAGVSAGVFYAICCLLGFGIGYWAIFVTVAAEQFGTNLRATVATSVPNFVRGMTIPITMLFQVARKSLGIETGAIVVGVLTLVIALFSLSRLQETFHKDLDYFEEFI